A single Chryseobacterium sp. DNA region contains:
- a CDS encoding outer membrane beta-barrel family protein yields MNRKTVILVSLLSTSFIFAQSVEGTVTDRENKPAAEAEVLIIKDNAKFSAITDEKGMFKIPLRENGNYLLEIIKDGVKTNSENITVQGNAQKNIQLSEPVTIQKVEGVTITAKKKLFERKVDRLVFNVENSVASQGIDAIEALSKTPMVKTSDDAISIAGKSNVAVMINDRLLNLNGQELINYLKTLRSDDILKIEVITTPPAKYDAEGKSGLINIILKKNANLGWNGSIQTSGNYFWGKPTVSARSGATFNYQGEKLSLSTNLSVGDNYWQYNTYNYLTGINTTDYWNRDSDNLNNYKYKSGNIKAEYKISDKNLVGINYNYSHSNPQEKGVSKSTRFNEEGLLNILSNFNNKNSRDVHNATAFYETKLDSTGGKLNLTANMMINNANARNFSNTITSGVISTMANPISKYRIYSGQADLEKTFGTVKTESGLKYTKIKNDSEFNFFNIENDQYKINTERTNTFFYNEENYAAYVSTNFKISEKWDAKAGLRYEYTTLEGVSMNDTNSAKIRYGKFFPTAYISYKPNENHAFSLNYSRRISRPYFGNLNPFKFYTSEYEYSTGNPYLLPSFSDNFEFGYVLNNNLNITLYYNYNKDNWDRIQMMDGNYRYTIAKNFYNKDQAGINISYNYNKLKWLESNIFVNGYYTRSKSYDPAILPVPAGYSANINMDNNFFLNKEKTVTFMLGLWSSLPNRNGNTYYYTNTSLYTGLKLSFMDKKLLVNLYLNDLLNTNREKGIEYYPTYNIDYQYKGITRNVHLSLTYKFGNNNVKGATKQVKFEESNRAGGSN; encoded by the coding sequence ATGAATCGAAAGACCGTTATTCTTGTCAGCCTTCTATCCACTTCATTCATTTTTGCACAAAGTGTTGAAGGGACCGTTACAGACAGGGAAAATAAACCGGCTGCTGAAGCTGAGGTACTGATTATAAAAGACAATGCTAAATTTTCTGCGATCACGGATGAAAAAGGGATGTTTAAAATTCCTTTAAGAGAAAATGGAAACTACTTATTAGAAATCATAAAAGACGGAGTAAAAACGAACAGTGAAAATATTACAGTACAGGGTAACGCTCAAAAAAACATCCAGCTCAGCGAACCTGTCACAATACAAAAGGTAGAAGGGGTCACCATTACCGCAAAGAAAAAGTTATTTGAAAGAAAAGTAGACCGTCTGGTCTTCAATGTCGAGAATTCTGTAGCTTCTCAGGGTATTGATGCCATTGAAGCTTTATCAAAAACCCCCATGGTAAAAACCAGCGATGACGCCATCAGCATTGCAGGTAAAAGCAATGTTGCCGTGATGATCAATGACAGGCTTCTCAATCTCAATGGCCAGGAGCTGATCAACTATCTGAAGACCCTACGTTCTGATGACATCCTTAAAATCGAGGTGATTACCACACCCCCGGCAAAATATGATGCAGAGGGTAAAAGCGGACTGATCAATATTATTCTTAAAAAAAATGCCAACCTTGGCTGGAATGGCTCTATCCAGACTTCCGGAAATTATTTCTGGGGGAAACCTACCGTTTCTGCCAGAAGCGGTGCCACGTTTAATTACCAGGGAGAAAAATTATCCCTCAGCACCAATCTGTCTGTGGGCGACAATTACTGGCAATACAATACGTACAATTATCTGACCGGGATCAACACGACTGATTATTGGAACCGGGACAGCGATAATCTCAATAATTATAAATACAAAAGCGGAAATATAAAGGCAGAATACAAGATCAGTGATAAAAATTTAGTGGGGATCAACTACAATTATTCCCACAGTAATCCTCAGGAGAAAGGAGTAAGTAAATCCACAAGATTCAATGAGGAAGGCCTGCTGAATATTTTGTCTAATTTTAACAATAAAAACAGCAGGGATGTTCATAATGCCACGGCATTTTATGAAACAAAACTGGACAGTACGGGAGGCAAGCTGAACCTGACCGCCAATATGATGATCAACAATGCCAACGCCAGAAATTTCTCTAATACCATTACTTCCGGGGTTATTTCTACAATGGCCAATCCGATTAGTAAATACAGAATTTACTCCGGACAGGCAGACCTGGAAAAAACCTTTGGTACAGTTAAAACGGAATCCGGACTAAAGTATACCAAAATTAAAAATGATTCTGAGTTCAATTTCTTCAATATTGAAAATGACCAGTATAAAATTAATACCGAACGCACCAATACTTTCTTTTATAATGAGGAAAACTATGCAGCCTACGTATCTACCAATTTTAAAATCAGCGAGAAATGGGATGCGAAAGCCGGGCTCCGCTATGAATATACGACTTTGGAAGGCGTGTCAATGAATGATACCAATTCAGCAAAGATCAGGTATGGCAAATTTTTCCCAACCGCTTATATCAGCTATAAACCCAATGAAAACCATGCCTTCTCCCTCAATTATTCCCGTAGGATTTCCCGTCCGTATTTTGGAAACCTGAACCCTTTCAAATTTTATACTTCAGAGTATGAATACAGTACCGGAAATCCATACCTGCTTCCTTCCTTTTCTGATAATTTTGAATTCGGATATGTCTTAAACAACAACCTGAATATCACCCTGTACTATAATTATAATAAAGACAACTGGGACAGGATTCAAATGATGGATGGAAATTACAGATATACGATTGCCAAGAATTTTTATAATAAAGATCAGGCGGGAATTAATATCAGCTATAACTATAATAAACTGAAATGGCTGGAATCCAATATTTTCGTGAATGGATATTATACCCGATCAAAGTCTTATGATCCGGCTATTCTTCCGGTACCGGCAGGATACAGTGCCAATATTAACATGGATAATAATTTCTTCCTTAACAAAGAAAAAACGGTAACATTCATGCTGGGACTCTGGAGCAGCCTTCCTAATAGAAACGGAAATACCTACTACTATACCAATACTTCACTGTATACAGGGTTAAAGCTGAGTTTTATGGATAAAAAACTTCTCGTTAATCTCTATCTGAATGATCTCTTAAATACCAACCGGGAAAAAGGAATTGAATATTACCCTACATACAATATAGATTATCAATATAAAGGAATTACCCGAAATGTTCATCTTTCCCTTACGTATAAATTCGGGAACAATAATGTAAAAGGGGCTACCAAACAGGTGAAGTTTGAAGAATCGAACAGAGCCGGCGGCAGCAATTAA
- a CDS encoding TetR/AcrR family transcriptional regulator, with amino-acid sequence MKTKDKILFKALELFNEIGYTTITTRHIAADLNISPGNLHYHFRHSEDIIKILFAELVLKMDDLLNGMKKKELKTLEDLYRFTFSTCEIFYSYRFIFVNFVDILKKIPEIRSQYEEIHASRKEEFQLIFSGFQKNNILKKNVPDFILDGLIQQIFIIADNWLTHNRLILKLDKEAAVHHYTLLQMNLFYPFLNKEQQTLYEHHYITRK; translated from the coding sequence ATGAAAACCAAAGACAAAATTTTGTTTAAAGCACTTGAGCTGTTTAACGAAATAGGCTATACCACAATTACAACCAGGCATATTGCTGCGGATCTCAATATCAGTCCGGGAAACTTGCATTATCATTTCAGGCATTCCGAAGACATTATCAAAATTCTTTTTGCAGAGCTGGTTCTGAAAATGGATGATCTGCTGAACGGTATGAAGAAAAAGGAACTTAAAACCCTGGAAGACCTCTACCGGTTTACGTTTTCAACTTGCGAGATTTTTTATTCTTACCGGTTTATTTTTGTAAATTTTGTGGATATCTTAAAAAAGATTCCTGAAATAAGGTCCCAGTATGAAGAGATCCACGCCAGCAGGAAGGAAGAGTTTCAACTGATCTTTTCAGGTTTTCAAAAGAATAACATTCTCAAAAAAAACGTTCCTGATTTTATTTTGGACGGCCTCATTCAGCAAATTTTCATTATTGCTGATAACTGGCTTACCCACAACAGATTAATATTAAAATTGGATAAAGAAGCTGCTGTACACCATTACACCCTGTTACAGATGAATTTATTTTATCCCTTTCTGAACAAAGAGCAGCAGACCCTGTATGAGCACCATTATATCACCCGCAAATAA
- a CDS encoding GNAT family N-acetyltransferase gives MTIRKGNKNDLAEMKQLFAGTITAVCKRDYSCEQIEAWKSGADNEERWLKVIQDQKVLIALSENKIIGFCTLHKNYIDLLFVHQDYQHQGVAFTLYTQTEKEAIKQKEQQLTADVSTTAKPFFEKMGFQVISQQTVKVKGVDLINYKMEKNLV, from the coding sequence ATGACTATCAGAAAAGGAAATAAAAATGACCTGGCAGAAATGAAGCAGCTTTTTGCAGGAACAATCACTGCTGTCTGTAAAAGGGACTACAGCTGTGAACAGATTGAAGCATGGAAATCAGGTGCTGACAATGAAGAAAGATGGCTGAAGGTTATACAGGACCAGAAGGTTTTGATTGCCCTTTCTGAAAATAAGATCATTGGATTCTGTACACTCCATAAAAATTATATTGATCTCCTGTTTGTACATCAGGATTATCAGCATCAGGGCGTGGCGTTTACCCTCTATACTCAGACAGAAAAGGAAGCGATAAAACAAAAGGAGCAGCAACTGACAGCAGACGTCAGCACAACAGCAAAACCCTTTTTTGAAAAGATGGGCTTTCAGGTGATCAGCCAACAAACTGTAAAGGTAAAAGGTGTCGACCTCATCAATTATAAAATGGAGAAAAACCTGGTATAA
- a CDS encoding AraC family transcriptional regulator, whose translation MQELQPEYHQYRISVPEEFENIFTHFYFAENTSALAITKTLLPTYQTILLFCFGEKAFISTLEGTVITVDKCMVLGPVRQAFNYTLPSQTSILVANFKNDAFFRFFGRIALDKTARHPDELLEENCFTTLWHELAEIKDTQDQVGHILEFCTPYLKNQDHISRLLSCHENDHLNPIKIVAEQTQQTERNIQRKQKEQFGYSLKEINRYNRFLKAVKAIEEEIEKQDKVTWFTIIDQCGYYDQSQLIHDFKHFLNISPARYLKFQQDICNPKSG comes from the coding sequence ATGCAGGAACTACAGCCGGAATATCATCAATACAGAATTTCAGTCCCGGAGGAATTTGAAAATATATTCACCCATTTTTATTTTGCAGAAAATACTTCTGCCCTTGCCATTACCAAAACATTACTACCGACCTATCAAACGATACTCCTGTTCTGTTTCGGAGAAAAAGCATTCATTTCTACGCTGGAAGGAACAGTAATAACGGTGGATAAATGCATGGTATTAGGACCTGTAAGACAGGCTTTTAACTATACACTTCCTTCTCAAACTTCGATTCTTGTCGCTAATTTTAAAAATGATGCCTTCTTTAGGTTTTTTGGAAGGATTGCTCTTGATAAAACAGCGAGACATCCGGATGAACTGCTGGAAGAAAACTGTTTTACCACACTTTGGCATGAACTTGCTGAAATAAAAGATACTCAAGACCAGGTGGGCCATATCCTTGAATTTTGTACTCCTTACCTTAAAAATCAGGATCATATCAGCCGGCTTTTAAGCTGTCATGAAAATGATCATCTGAATCCGATCAAGATTGTTGCCGAACAAACCCAACAAACGGAAAGAAATATCCAGCGTAAACAGAAAGAACAGTTTGGTTATTCGTTAAAAGAAATTAACCGCTACAACCGTTTTCTGAAAGCAGTCAAAGCAATAGAGGAAGAGATAGAAAAACAGGACAAAGTCACATGGTTTACCATCATTGATCAATGCGGATATTATGATCAGAGCCAGCTCATCCATGACTTCAAACATTTCCTCAACATTTCTCCTGCCCGATATCTGAAATTCCAGCAGGATATCTGCAATCCGAAGTCCGGATAA
- a CDS encoding NAD(P)H-dependent oxidoreductase: MKHLIIYAHPNENSLNHSILDHVLKTLESGSHETRVRDLYQINFDPVLSLSDMQGQRTGKVSDDVKQEQDAISWADQITFIYPIWWTGLPAIMKGYIDRVFSYGFAYCYDQGVQKSLLKGKKAVIINTHGKSHDEYERIGMDKALSLTSDHGIFTYCGFEIIQHFFFDKADRARAEDVEIWKKHIKNTYCQGILNS; the protein is encoded by the coding sequence ATGAAACATTTAATTATTTATGCCCATCCAAATGAAAACAGTCTCAATCACAGCATTTTGGATCATGTCCTGAAAACCCTTGAATCCGGGAGCCATGAGACAAGAGTCCGAGATCTTTACCAGATCAACTTCGATCCTGTTTTGTCCCTGTCTGATATGCAGGGGCAGCGCACCGGGAAAGTTTCTGATGACGTAAAACAGGAGCAGGATGCTATTTCATGGGCTGATCAAATTACTTTTATCTATCCCATATGGTGGACGGGTCTTCCTGCCATCATGAAAGGCTATATAGACCGTGTTTTCAGCTACGGCTTTGCCTACTGCTATGATCAGGGTGTACAAAAAAGCCTGCTGAAAGGAAAAAAAGCGGTTATCATCAATACCCACGGAAAATCGCATGATGAATATGAACGGATCGGAATGGATAAAGCCCTTTCCCTTACCTCAGATCATGGTATTTTCACCTACTGCGGTTTTGAAATTATCCAGCATTTCTTTTTTGATAAAGCAGACAGGGCCAGGGCAGAGGATGTGGAAATATGGAAAAAACATATTAAAAACACCTACTGTCAAGGCATTCTTAACAGCTGA
- the tyrS gene encoding tyrosine--tRNA ligase, whose amino-acid sequence MINLLQENVAITLPENGLEEKLKLAKEENRKLSVKLGFDPTAPDLHLGHAVVLKKLKQFQDLGHQIVIVVGSFTARIGDPTGKNKARKPLNAEEVKHNAQTYINQLSTIIDVKKTKILFNSDWLDALDFSEVIQLMSKVTVAQLMHRNDFNKRFTENTPIAMHELVYPILQGFDSVKIECDIEMGGTDQLFNCTMGRQLQEMHELPAQIVMCMPLLKGLDGKEKMSKSLNNIIGLTDAPNEMFGKTMSIPDTLINEFIDLTTDFSAEEKTALKSKMENGENPMNIKKLIAKNIIAQYHDEVSAESAEQFFTSQFQNKSFEEKTFEPVSLTSLNHCEHTMSLTELCHQLKNDLSKSAVRRLIESGGIQVNTVKILAPDKEIELLPQTRIKIGKRAFFELV is encoded by the coding sequence ATGATCAATTTATTACAGGAAAATGTAGCCATCACCCTGCCTGAAAACGGGTTGGAAGAAAAATTAAAACTGGCTAAAGAAGAAAACAGGAAATTATCTGTCAAATTAGGTTTTGACCCTACTGCTCCGGATCTTCATCTGGGACACGCTGTCGTACTGAAAAAGCTGAAACAGTTTCAGGATCTGGGCCATCAGATCGTTATTGTTGTGGGAAGCTTTACGGCAAGAATCGGAGATCCTACAGGAAAAAACAAAGCAAGAAAACCTTTGAATGCAGAAGAAGTGAAGCATAATGCCCAGACCTATATCAATCAGCTCTCCACAATCATTGATGTAAAAAAGACTAAAATACTGTTCAATTCGGACTGGCTTGATGCGCTTGATTTTTCAGAAGTCATTCAGCTGATGTCAAAAGTGACAGTCGCACAGCTCATGCACAGAAACGACTTCAACAAAAGATTCACGGAAAATACGCCTATTGCCATGCATGAACTGGTATATCCTATTCTTCAGGGATTTGATTCTGTAAAAATTGAATGTGATATTGAAATGGGTGGAACTGATCAGCTTTTCAACTGCACCATGGGACGCCAGCTACAGGAAATGCATGAACTCCCGGCACAGATCGTTATGTGTATGCCTTTATTGAAAGGGCTTGACGGAAAAGAAAAAATGAGTAAATCCCTGAACAACATTATAGGCCTTACAGACGCACCAAATGAAATGTTTGGAAAAACCATGTCTATTCCGGATACGCTGATCAATGAATTCATTGATCTGACCACCGATTTTTCAGCGGAAGAGAAAACAGCATTAAAATCAAAAATGGAAAATGGAGAAAACCCAATGAATATAAAAAAACTGATCGCCAAAAATATCATCGCCCAATACCATGATGAGGTATCGGCAGAAAGTGCAGAACAGTTCTTTACCAGCCAGTTTCAGAATAAAAGCTTTGAAGAGAAAACCTTTGAGCCTGTAAGCCTCACTTCCCTGAACCATTGTGAGCATACAATGAGTTTGACAGAGCTCTGCCATCAACTGAAGAATGACCTCAGCAAATCAGCAGTCCGCAGGTTAATTGAAAGTGGAGGAATACAGGTGAATACAGTCAAAATACTCGCTCCTGATAAAGAAATAGAACTTCTTCCCCAAACCAGGATAAAAATCGGCAAAAGAGCCTTCTTTGAACTGGTATAA
- a CDS encoding 3'-5' exoribonuclease: protein MSYIMVDIESDGPIPGDFSMVCFGAVLVNEKLDQTFYGKLKPISGKFNHEALAVSGFTREETMNFEDPEKVMLDFEAWIKTNSKGRPIFISDNNGFDWMFICWYFHHFIGRNPFGYSSRRLSDLYCGLERDTFAQWKHLRTTEHTHHPVDDARGNAEVLLYLKNEMGLKIALK, encoded by the coding sequence ATGAGCTACATCATGGTCGATATCGAATCAGACGGTCCTATTCCCGGAGATTTTTCAATGGTTTGTTTTGGAGCAGTACTCGTCAATGAGAAGCTGGACCAAACATTCTATGGAAAACTGAAGCCTATTTCCGGGAAATTTAATCATGAAGCATTAGCTGTTTCAGGCTTTACCAGGGAAGAAACCATGAATTTTGAAGACCCGGAAAAAGTAATGCTGGATTTTGAAGCATGGATCAAAACAAATTCCAAAGGCAGGCCGATCTTTATCAGTGACAATAATGGTTTTGACTGGATGTTTATCTGCTGGTATTTTCATCATTTTATCGGAAGAAATCCTTTTGGCTATTCATCCAGAAGATTATCTGATCTTTACTGCGGACTGGAAAGGGATACTTTTGCCCAGTGGAAACATCTCCGTACCACAGAACACACCCACCATCCGGTAGATGACGCCAGAGGAAATGCTGAGGTTCTCCTCTATCTGAAAAATGAAATGGGCCTGAAAATTGCACTGAAATAA
- a CDS encoding N-acetyltransferase produces MSVHLTYKKATENDIDFLLDLRMKTMNPHYASSNLPTDRETTLSRILYEFEKANIIFLDQQPIGLLKINRTDVTTEVLQLQIDPSQQGKGLGRMILTGILEEASAAGKTVSLSVLKTNKAQHLYTSLGFTIIGEDEHSYFMEMSPF; encoded by the coding sequence ATGAGTGTACATCTGACCTATAAAAAAGCCACTGAAAACGATATTGATTTTCTCCTTGATCTCAGGATGAAAACCATGAATCCCCACTATGCCAGTTCCAATCTTCCTACAGACCGGGAGACGACGCTGAGCAGAATTCTGTATGAATTTGAAAAAGCAAATATTATTTTCCTGGATCAACAGCCTATAGGATTATTAAAAATAAACAGAACCGATGTTACGACAGAAGTTCTTCAGCTTCAGATTGATCCCAGCCAGCAGGGTAAGGGATTAGGGCGGATGATTCTGACGGGGATCCTTGAAGAGGCATCAGCAGCAGGAAAAACAGTATCTTTAAGCGTTTTGAAGACCAACAAGGCACAGCATCTGTATACCAGCCTTGGCTTTACAATCATTGGCGAAGATGAGCATTCTTACTTTATGGAAATGTCACCTTTCTAA
- a CDS encoding kinase: protein MKKTTRVASVLDPAKSYEYVDENPIRGGVKDVYFSPDKEYVVAFYRNPLDEGQKERIMRIVSTYLESIRNGNASDYFLNEIFRWPCDIVEKNKLTGIIVPVYHKKFFFAKGYVGSDNIQGEDKVGKWFTAPMFRNPQYPLRLDQAELGDWLSYFQIGIHISRGVKKLHQMGLAHSDLSYNNILVDPVTKSACIIDIDGLVVPRLFSPEVIGTADFIAPEVLKTKHLDLKDPGRHLPDQKTDLHALAVLIYMYLLRRHPLRGGKIWDLDSEKDEIISMGEKAMFVEHPENTTNYVKAGQLRKWDAFWGDPENIPFTIVGPYLSDLFKKAFVDGLHDPIRRPTANEWEAALLKTVDLIQPCHHSGCTEKWYVFDNTSNPKCPFCGTPHQGSLPVLDLYFKFDGEVWKPENHRLMVYHNQYLFKWHVSRKVIRNENLTMQDKMPVGYFTFHQGKWVLVNQGLPDMKDITEQKQVPPGSMVELTDGKKILLSAEEGGRLIYVTMANQ from the coding sequence ATGAAAAAGACCACAAGGGTTGCTTCTGTTTTAGACCCAGCCAAATCTTATGAATATGTTGACGAAAACCCGATTCGGGGTGGAGTAAAGGATGTATATTTTTCTCCCGATAAAGAATATGTGGTTGCTTTTTATCGGAATCCGCTGGATGAAGGCCAGAAAGAACGGATCATGAGAATTGTTTCTACTTATCTGGAAAGCATACGGAATGGAAATGCATCTGACTATTTTCTGAACGAAATATTCAGGTGGCCCTGTGATATTGTTGAAAAAAATAAACTGACAGGAATCATAGTTCCTGTTTATCATAAAAAATTCTTCTTTGCCAAAGGATATGTGGGATCCGATAATATTCAGGGAGAAGATAAAGTAGGGAAGTGGTTTACAGCACCCATGTTCAGAAATCCCCAATATCCGTTGCGGCTTGACCAGGCAGAACTTGGAGACTGGCTGAGCTATTTTCAGATCGGTATCCATATCAGCAGAGGGGTTAAAAAACTACACCAGATGGGATTGGCCCATTCTGATCTTTCCTATAATAACATTTTAGTAGATCCTGTTACAAAGTCTGCCTGTATCATTGATATAGACGGGCTGGTGGTTCCCAGATTATTTTCCCCTGAAGTCATCGGAACGGCAGATTTTATTGCGCCAGAAGTTTTAAAGACAAAACATCTGGACCTTAAAGACCCGGGAAGGCATTTACCGGATCAAAAAACGGATCTGCATGCCTTGGCCGTTCTGATATATATGTATCTTCTGAGGAGGCATCCTCTGCGTGGCGGGAAAATATGGGATCTGGATTCTGAAAAAGACGAAATTATATCGATGGGTGAAAAAGCAATGTTTGTGGAGCATCCGGAAAATACAACCAATTACGTAAAGGCCGGCCAGCTTAGAAAGTGGGATGCTTTCTGGGGAGACCCTGAAAATATTCCTTTTACCATTGTTGGACCCTACCTTTCTGATTTGTTTAAAAAAGCATTTGTAGACGGATTACATGATCCGATCAGGCGCCCCACAGCCAATGAATGGGAAGCAGCTTTACTGAAAACAGTAGATCTGATACAGCCCTGCCATCATTCCGGGTGCACAGAGAAATGGTACGTTTTTGACAATACGAGCAATCCCAAATGTCCATTTTGCGGTACTCCTCATCAGGGAAGCCTTCCTGTTTTGGACTTGTATTTTAAATTTGATGGTGAAGTTTGGAAACCTGAAAATCACAGACTGATGGTGTATCATAACCAGTATTTATTTAAATGGCATGTATCCCGGAAGGTGATCCGAAATGAAAACCTCACCATGCAGGATAAAATGCCGGTAGGTTACTTCACTTTTCATCAGGGAAAATGGGTGCTGGTGAATCAGGGACTGCCGGATATGAAAGATATCACAGAACAGAAACAAGTTCCTCCGGGTTCGATGGTAGAGCTCACCGATGGCAAGAAAATACTTTTGTCTGCTGAAGAAGGTGGAAGATTGATCTATGTGACAATGGCCAATCAATAA
- a CDS encoding protein phosphatase 2C domain-containing protein → MEKAVIDKEREEFKEVHWVLKNANSKQFYEFSLEMEEFPNITILKIENLEETGLIFENNTLSGIAAAHNMYDLDIAFFHTRDVHTIAVKKVQLFINADPKDLWKNIPSDREADFYKPDETSYKGKFLDKRIVVASKRGRSHAHEGKFRDDDFAVNELPGEWSIVSVSDGAGSAAAAREGSRLAAVSVNTFFSTPDILKEIEKNISILYRSEHAELMEHEAGQNIIRCLYESVLYVYHTLDKTASELGLSISDLHTTLIFTLAKKFDFGYIILSFGVGDCPIILINEDFSEVRLLNLMDVGEFGGGTRFITMKEIFNDQIISRFGITLVNDFSHLILMTDGIYDPKFVTENKLEDLASWKTFFNDLNGNNDDRSKVDFINDTEIDTRLLTWADFWSRGNHDDRTLAIIY, encoded by the coding sequence ATGGAAAAAGCTGTTATTGATAAGGAAAGGGAAGAATTTAAAGAAGTCCACTGGGTGTTGAAGAATGCGAATTCAAAACAGTTTTATGAATTCAGCCTGGAGATGGAAGAATTTCCGAATATAACGATACTGAAGATAGAAAATCTTGAGGAAACCGGGCTTATTTTTGAAAATAATACCTTATCAGGAATTGCAGCAGCCCATAATATGTATGATCTGGATATTGCATTTTTTCATACCAGAGATGTCCATACCATTGCAGTAAAAAAGGTGCAGTTGTTTATCAATGCCGATCCGAAAGATCTGTGGAAAAATATTCCAAGTGATCGGGAAGCTGATTTTTATAAACCGGATGAAACTTCCTATAAAGGTAAATTTTTAGATAAAAGAATTGTTGTTGCTTCTAAAAGAGGCCGCTCTCATGCCCATGAAGGAAAATTCAGGGACGATGATTTTGCAGTGAATGAACTTCCCGGAGAATGGAGTATTGTTTCCGTTTCCGATGGCGCGGGATCAGCTGCTGCAGCCAGAGAAGGATCCAGATTGGCTGCCGTTTCGGTGAATACATTTTTCAGTACACCGGATATTTTGAAGGAAATTGAGAAAAATATCAGCATCCTATATCGTTCTGAACACGCAGAGTTGATGGAGCATGAAGCGGGACAAAATATCATAAGATGTTTATATGAAAGTGTTTTGTATGTTTATCATACTTTAGATAAAACAGCATCAGAACTGGGGCTTTCCATTTCTGATCTGCATACCACGCTGATTTTTACGCTGGCCAAAAAATTTGACTTTGGATATATCATTCTGAGTTTTGGAGTAGGAGACTGCCCGATCATCCTGATCAACGAAGACTTTTCAGAAGTGAGACTTCTCAATCTAATGGATGTAGGAGAGTTTGGCGGCGGTACCCGTTTTATAACCATGAAAGAAATTTTTAATGATCAGATCATATCACGCTTTGGAATAACCCTTGTGAATGATTTTTCCCACCTCATCCTAATGACAGATGGGATCTATGATCCTAAATTTGTTACAGAAAATAAATTGGAGGACCTGGCAAGCTGGAAAACATTTTTTAATGATCTGAACGGAAATAATGATGACCGATCGAAAGTAGACTTTATCAACGATACTGAAATTGATACCCGGCTTTTGACCTGGGCTGATTTCTGGAGCAGAGGAAATCACGATGACCGTACATTGGCCATAATCTATTAA